In Ornithodoros turicata isolate Travis chromosome 1, ASM3712646v1, whole genome shotgun sequence, the DNA window GAAGTTAAACATGTTAAATAATGTGGAGTAGTCGGCGCTCTTATGAATGCTACCCTTTATTTTTCTTCCCTTCTACCCTTTATTTCTTCGAACAACAATGAGAATGAGCAGCTTGCTATGCGTCGAAATAATTTACGGTTAAGAACACCTTGTAGAACGTCGTAAGAATTCAATTTTCCAAGCGACATCACAATGTGGTTACTCGCTCACATTATTCACATATTCACTGTCCATTACCACTTCCATGCTGCTTCAATAATAACTCGGGTTTGTTATGAGAGTGAAATTATCTTGCCCTTGAACGCACAAAGCTTCTCCCGCGCAGTTAGTAGCAGGAAACGGCAGTTTTGAGGCAACTGATGCTTCACAGCGATCAGTGATATCAGGTGGCACAAGGTCACGTAATCACTACAAACAAGCTGAAGCTTTGCGTCTCCTATCATTGCCCATTCGAAGCGGAGCACCACTTCTCAGATGGCCACCCCCGTGATGCGAGTAGGACAGCCCTCAACGCTCTCTCCCGATAATTCCAGTTAGAGCCGCCAGGGTATCGTCCCTCTTGCTCCGCAGGCCGGcgccgtgttcaagttaagtttgGACGGAGCTGTACAAACGTTTGTTCCGACTGTCTTCACGCCGTGTCCAGCAACTTGCCGACATGTACGAGGCCTCTGAGTTCTACCCGTCGAGCAGGGGCCAGATTTCGAAGACAGACGTCGCAGCCATTtcacgatgtcgtctgcttccacacTTCTTCACCCACGTACGGGAAGGTGCAGAGGTTTTTGAGTTCAACGTGAAACTGGGGCAGAGGGAACTACGAAAAGAACGCAGGCGGGGCAAGAGTGCGCCGAGGAGGGGACGAAAAGAATGAAAAGGTGCTGCACCCTCCGAACCGGTTTGCTGGGTGcaaggaggtgcaagcgaaaagaacgcACCTAGTAGCTGTCGCAGTTATTTTGCTTTTATATTGTAATTTTTGTAATGACGTTCTTTGCAGAAGTAGTCCACTTTGTCCACGGCCGCTCGATCACTCCGCTCGATCGCTCCGCTGGTGCGGCCTGCCGAATGCTCCCCGGCGCCCGTGAAGGCGGGAGTTCCAATTCTGGCCAAAACCTCAAGCGACCTCAAGCGCTCGCGCGAAGATCTCCCAGTAAACCAAAAACGTCTGTGAGACATCCAGGGGACATCCTAAAAGGGATGTCTGGACGTCCATCGGACATCCATAAACCTCCAGGTGCCATGGACCGCAAATGATGGATCCATTTCTTGTCCAGTGGACATCCATGTGGACATTTTCTGGAACTCCCTGGGACAATGTTTAGACATTTCGTACTTGATGCATAGGGTTCGTGCATAGGGTATCAGGAGGCAGTTGTGATAGAAATGGGAATTAAAGCGAGATCATCAGATGGTTAGTTTTGCATGGTGTTGTGTACAAAAACTTGTCGCATGgtcatgaaagaaggaagttacCGAGTACCATCGTGTTCGTCTTGGTTCCCATTTCTACCACATTGGTGCGTCCAGACATGCACTGAACACCTTGGAGCTTTGGTCTTTTTTCCCGTAAGTGAACTGGCAACGCATCATATAAAACATTGTCAAGTCTGGATATTTAATATGACGATAAGATATCACAGATGTACAGTGTTCTTTCTCAGAACACGCATATAAATTATACACATATATTGAGTTTATATCACAGTAGATTATTGCACTTCAGATACTTCTTGGTTTAAACTTCCATATGCAATGAAATGTTCAGACGTATGCTTCAGCACTCTTCAGGTCTTGctgcttttgcttttctttagGAGTCAGTTGACTGCTTGCTTCTGCGGTCCCTTGCGTGACGCAACCAAGATTTTATGGCACATTCAACATCGACCTTTGTAGCCCcgcttgtttttgcatttcccCGGACTGCTTCTGAAATTAAGGGCAACCCGTGCTTTGTTAACATTTCTGAGAACAAATTTTACTTATACAACTGACCAGAATAGCTGAAACCGACTTTACCACGTATACCGTGAACGCATTTTCACACATTACATTCAACATGAAAAGAGAGACAGCTGTAAATGCACTTGCACTTATTTAACTGAAATACCTATCTACCATATTAGAAGGCTAACTGTGCAATGCTGATTTGTTTCAAAAGACGAACAAGGTGAAGAGAATACGCATGGCGCCGTTAAGGGGGCTGtagctttttttgtgtgtgacttCGCCAGAGCCCTGCCGACGTGGTCAAGGCCTGCAACCTCTGAAAGTTCCCGACGAGTTTCCCCTACCTTTCGACATGGTACGACAAGGTAGAAAGCGCACAGAGATACGGACTAGAAGACGACGACGCCAACACCCAGCGCATCTCTCCtacctttctttttcgttccgTCGCCCACAAATCGCATACAACCTGTCCGAAATAATATGCTGCAGTGTCCCAGCAATGAAAGCTTTGGCCGCATTACAAGGTATTACCGTTAATAAATTGACGTCACTGATTGTACTCAGAGTTGCTGCGCAATAATGAGCTGTAGAACAACACCCTCCCCTGGGGGCACGGTGCTGTGGTGTCCGGGTCCGAgatcttgccccccccccccctcccctcccctcccctgaAAAATGGCCTAGTGGCACCCCTGCATGTACACAGAGTAAACGTGATTGTGCACATACTGTAAATTATCCCTGGTAGCTTCAGCGTAGGAAacttctttttgcctttttgtcCTAACCAGCTGTACTCGCTGGCAACAGAGTCTGTCAAAAGATAGCAGAGCATGTTCCTGGTAGCCTGGCCAACATCATTTCCGCCTAGATGGGAAAGTTCATCTACCTGTAAATGAGCATGTCAGGAATAATATTAAAATAAAATGTCAAGTCTGTATGTGATATTTATTTTAACACAATTAGGAAAGAACCAGATGTGAAATTAacatttcatgactatgcaGCATACTAAAGCTTTTTtttgtagagagagagagagagagagctcgtAAAAAGAACACACATGCAACAGCCTGTAAGGTCATGACGGTACTTTCATTTTTACTACAAAATGATGTTACAAATCATGTACTAGAGGCAAGTACTTGACCAGGAGAGTTTTGTGAAGGGTTCAAATTCCCCTCGAGATTACACTTTTGATAGTCCATTTGGGAGCTACAAAGGAGAGAAATATATCCTCTACCACATACTACTTATGCTGTAtacctcccaaaatatttttctgaccATACTATAGTGAATGGAGGTACAAAGAGAACGTTGACAGGGAGAAATCACATAGCACGAAATGACGGCGGCAACAAATATTATCCAAAAAGCACATCGTTGTACTGCTGCTTACTAAAAAAATTTCATGACTGAGCAACATAGACATTTCTACAAGGCTACTGCCAGCTGAGCAGTCTTCGAATTGTTGAGGGAATTGCTGAACTCTTCCAGTGCCTGCGAGCAGACGAATGGTTCCTGGACTAGCGCAGGGCGGGCCTCATGTATGTCAATGCGGTGGGAGCAGAGATCCTGCAGCAGCTCACCATGCTGCATCAGAGTTAGCCGCATCATATGTAACAACCGCAACGTCTGGCGTTGATATTCTGCAGAGGAATGAGTACTATACTGTCAGTCAAGCTGCATTTTGAGCATGCTACATTCACTTCTCCAAAATGGCCCTTGCAGTGGGAAAATTTAGTTGCCTATTGGCACAGACTACTAAAATATGGAAGTGAAAATTCTATTTAGAAATTGAATTCCTGTTTAGCGTATACAAACCTTCACGTGGCAAGGATTTCTTTAGCTCCCTTGGCTGGCACATTTCTTCGAGGTTGCAATTTCCTTTAAAAGGTAAAAGCATGTAGGAAAAGATCATATTTTATATGGCAGTGCTTAAATACGAATTCATTTGAGCTACACACTGCTACGAAGAGTACAGACCTATGGTAGCACGGGGGGGTTCCCTATAGAGCGAAGAGCTACTATTTGTGAAGTTATCTGTGAACATAAACAGTAATATATAAGTAATGCCAGTTACTTGCAAAGAAAGCCCCCTATGAATGGGACTCATACCGTTTACGCCACTGCGAGAGCTACAGCCACTCATGTTGCTTAGAGGGGGTGAAGGTGACGTATCGTGGGCAGCTGGCCAGTTAAAATGACGATTAGCTGCAGATACTTTTACAGCGTACCATGCAAGCTCAAGAACAAAAATTATGCTGAATACTTCCATTGAGATTATATTGCAGGTTAAAATAATAAACTTCCAAATCACCATTCTCAGATATCTGCTCAGAGGCATGTGGGAAGGGGGGGAGATCAGGCAATCCTGGGTCATCTACGTCTGTGTCTGATTCAGAAGGCGCTGGGCGCTTTCGTTTCTTCTGCGCCTCTCCGCCTGAAGGAGACAATTTGAAGAAACTTGCTCCAAAATTTGTGCATACTGCATTTAGTATGCCATAATGCAGAGGCAACAATACAGAAACAGCTTTCCATTCAGGTTTCCTCTGCTTTCACACTTAACATAAACTACATTAAATATAAAAATCACATGATTCATTATAGATTAAACAATGCAGGAAACTGTTCTTTCACCTATTCCTGGGACCCCAGTGTAGTCCCAaacaccggcctcggtggctcagtcggtagcgtgttcgccttgtgatcccgagatcgcgggttcgaacccggccgaggacgccagcaacttggtggcagggtacaagttgcttagacacgccgtcttccgcgagggacgttaaatacggggtgccgtgtgatggaATGTGCATGGGATGGAAACGAACTTTTGAGGTTAAAGGGTAGTTTGACGCATATTTCAACAAGTGCTCTTTGGCGAGGTTTTGTGGAAATACTATGAAAAACCctgtgctgtgctgtgattttgattggaatagtATATTATGGCCATAGGCCTTCAAATTTATTACGAAAAATGCTGCCTTTGCTTTGGTAGTTTTTGAGTCTAAATAACAACAAATTACCTTAATTTATGCATCACACGTATCTACacgttggccaactgtcatccgacctttTGCCAATCGTTtgccatcggccattgcttgcttgggccGTTCATTACTGTCCCGAATCCAACAGATACTGCAAAAGAAGCATGAAGCATATTTGGCTGTctcatttttttcattgttggGATATTCTAAGGCAGGGTTGGGGACATCCCTGGGATGTGTAACAGATCCCCAGTGTTACATCCCAGTTATGTTCCTGGGATCAGCTCGTGCTGTTGAAGTCATTCTCACTGCTACAATCATGTGCCCTCAAATAGACTTACCTCGTGAAGCACGTGACACCTTGTATTTATCACCATATTTTTGAAAAGAGTATTGCACTAATGTTGGCAAGTCTGGAGGCCTGCGCCTACCATTTTGGCATTTTCCTTTTTATTCTTTCAGCTTCACTTTTTCATTCTGAACTGTCTTGGGTTCCACATCTTACAGTTCCTGAGGACATTCAGCTGAGCTCAACGGTACGAGCTGAGCAGCGAAGAGTCTACGATGAAAAACAACGAGAAGCGAAGAACAAGGAGGCAGCAGAGGCAGCAGAGGCTGAGCGCCTCAGGAAACTGAAAGAAGATGAGGAGTTAAAAGTAGAGAGACAGATGCGTGTCCATAAGGCTCGTCCTGCACCAAAGAGACAATGTCTGAAAAAGTAGATGGTAGATGGTCTActgccttaaaaaaaaaaaaactcacaagGGTGTGAATAATATTGTCTGTGCAAATCATAACTGCAGTGTGTGCATGTTTGTTGTGttcagcaagaaaaaaaaaagtttgataGAGATATTTGCGTACCTTAGACAGTGCTAATGGAATACGAACTGTGAAGCCTTATTTTATAGTACACACAAGCTTTCATctagcagactacatttctttaGGTATAAAAGGCACTGTTTAAGATATACATATATGTAGTCAACCCTAGATTTATGAACACCATTCGTTTTTAGAAAAATCGTTCCTCAAAAAATCGTTCCTAAGTTTAGGTGCACGGTGCGTGGAAGCGAATTGGGCTGAAGTACGGCAGGAAGTGCAGTAGATTACATTTGTTAGAGTAAACATACTCCGTAATTGTGCTGTATTTCTGTTCTTCAGAAGAAACTATCCAAGTCTGGCACTTGACTCGTCTGCCTTGTCCTCGAAGCACTGTATCGTACTGCCTTTAAttcctccttttctttcctttgcaTTATTAcaagcattttttttctttggtttttgtttttctttcccccTGGCCATTTGATGTTCACATAGACACCATGTTGTATgtatatacaaggtgtcccagctaagtgaatacagattttaaaaaatatatatatataacactttttccaagatgaaatcaatggcaatatagcatatgctgaagggcactccctaggagggcattagcaaagtccaaaggcaatgtcttaattaactttcattaattaacttgttaattataaaagctacgaagttgtcccaatgagaacatctgttcctttcggtcacctgatatcgtagccgttttcagaacaaaaatccgttccatagatcgcccgcaaaaaattagtgaaggaacgccactttttttctttattttgttcattgcgcatcttcgcagacgcgtatttccttcatccccaacgtgagaaggggaaggagcacagtggccgcctcatgcgtcatagatgagctttaacttgcgcaaaaaaaaaaaaaaaaaaaagtatcgggtgactctatcggaactggccttatcttgggttgcatgttctgtttccttttcatctttttccaggacacgagaggcgatagtgtgctttttctccctctcacattgggggtgaaggaaagacacgtcttctaagaagctcaatgaacaaaataaagaaaagaaaaaaaggcattctttcacgaatttttttcgggcgatctatcaaacggatttttgttctggaaaacgctacgatatcaggtgaccgaaaggaacagatgttctcattgggacaactttgtagcttttataattaacaagttaattaatgaaagttaattaagacattgcctttggactttgctaatgccctcctagggagtgcccttcagcatatgctatattgcaattgatttcatcttggaaaaagtgttatatatattgtTAAAAAATCTGtgtacacttagctgggacaccctgtatgtttctTAAACAGTGTCTTTtacacctgaagaaatgtagtctccTATATGAACCTTGTATGTAACAAAGACTAAGGCTTTACATATTTTACTCCATCAGCACCACTTGCTCTCCGGGCGTTGACAGTATCATTATACTTCCCTCTGCTAGTTCCTTAGACTGTCAAAATAGAGAGCTGTCAAATGGAAATGGAACTATGTATTCAGACATTTTATTTACTTAACTTCCCTATTACTTAACTAACTAAAATTAATTCCCTAAATTATTCTAAAATTAACTTGAATTAACCCTAAAATTAACTTCCCTATTTCCTTACAGCATTGTATTTTAAAACTAGTTGAATCATACATTCACCACAGTTTGGGACTTCGGTGCAGTATGGCCCTAATTGCATTTGCACTATTATAACTGAAATAGTCATCATCATTTGCATTGAGCCATTTGGGTCGGGTGTATTCAGTTTGTCTTGCCGTGCCTATGTAAGTAATGTGTGgacttttcatattttttcttgCAACTTTGGGTTTGCAAGTATTTATTGTACCATTGTTTTTATTAATGTGTCGATAGATTTTTGTGAGTAGTGTTTCTTGGTGTTGAAGAGTAATCCAATAGAAGTGCTCATTTTCAATTTAATAAAGGAGAATGCCTTACCAATATATTGCATTTGCAGTATGTTATGtaacatgtatgtatgtatgtctgTTATGTAAATGGACATTTGACAATTTGAAGAGCATTACAAACAAAATCAACACAATACTTCAATGGTGAGGAACATCGAGCAGCCATGTTAGCTTGCCTTCAGGAATAGGTAGAATATTTTCTGCTTAACGTAAATCCCAACTTTATTTATTGTCTCAAAAAACCCAAACAGGAATGGACATGAGCAAAGGGATATACAGTCTCCAACAGATTTTttggacatgctcgattattcagaCTCGTTCGCGGAATGGTACTACATAGAGTGGATGTATAAAAAACTTCCAAAATTTAGGTCGTCGTGCAGCCCCGTCGCCAGATATTTCGCTCTCTGTTTGCCGAACCaacgaatttctctcttggagTGACTGAAAATATTTGTATAATCCGAAATCCGTATCGAAAGAAaccaaccaactaaaatattcaggaaaaaaaataggcaATGATTGTTCATGTTCCTTCCTCTGAGTAGAGGAGGtctgtcgtaacgcttttgcgtcttcgtttttgacCAACGgcttgattcaaaaggcccagcatgCGCTGTCCGCCCACGATCCGTAAAATCAAGCTTCGAATCGATCCGttgtaaagcgtgctttacCTAAAGTgagcatgcgttaggtgaagccgacttgtggACTTGATAACGGTGGTGCCTCTGTCGGTGGAAGAAATGTcgttcgggaaatagaagctgatgttagcaggcagagctggaagcgcgttagaaaggcatcgacaaatttttacagcctactagtgcttagtaaagtttattttgaaacgAAATTCCTTTtctcggactgctcgattattcggacttttgtgCGATCCCCGCAGAGTCAGAAAAATGGGACGGCGACTATATTTTACAGTTCAGATAAGTTTGAAACCCCCATCCCACCAGCATTATCACTGATAATTATTGTTAAAGTACACAAGGAACACACCAGCTTTATAAAAACAGCACCTCAAGCTCGTACCCTTGTTGTTATCAAAGCATGTGGGAACGGGAAAATTTTTAGGAAAAACTTTTACTGCCAAAAATGGATACTGTGTGTATTAGTGTGTGTGTACCCAGCCAGTGTGTGTACCACTGCCATTATGTCCAGCAACAACTTTCGTACAACAAAACAATTAGTGCTATATGTACAACAAAATTTGTGGTGCAGCAGAAATTGTGTGCCCTGTGACTTTTGCTTTGTCAAGCTCTCACTAGGTCCATTCTTTTCtaaagaaaagtgctgcactAGTTCCCAAAGATAATAGTGGCATCTGAATGCTTTAGTACCGTCAATATGTTTGTTCCAGCTTAGGTTTGAAGAAAAAGTAACACCTAAGTATTTAAAATGTGTAATTATGTGCAATGTGTAATTATGCTCAAGAGgagaaggttttttttttttgtaatacacatatacatacatTTTCTTAAATTAAGTTTCATCTGCCACTGTTACACCATAATTCAAGGCTTGCTGTTGCACAGGGTTATAATTACTTGAAAAAATTACACAATTGTCTGCACATAATTTCATGGCAGTCCAAAAGAAGGTAATTTACATAGATTGAGAATAGAATAGGCCCAAGAACTGGACCTTCGGGAACACCTGAGCTGACAGGAACCGTGTTAGAACATCATTTATCAATTACCACATACTGTTTCATATCAGTGAGGTACGACTGAAACCAGCTTAATAGCTTTTTTTAAGCTAAAGTTTTTTAACACTCTACTTAGTTTAAACAGCAACTTCCAATGCAGAATTCGGTCGAACGCCTTCAAAAAGTCTAGAAAAATGGGGTCGAcactggctagttccatctcaaatcgaacaatccggtacacttgatgtctcgaatgaacgggaaaaaaatatatgttgaagccatcggtgagttatgagaaataaacgctttccgaattctctgcgctgcgcggttcgggaaataggagaggaggaaaaaaatgcctctcataaggcgacgtcgtcgcgagcgggtttgagcgttcgctacaaggccatttcttctcgcattatagtaatttcttgatctggcttgaGAACACTTAGGGCAgaataggatccttcgttggcagtgccgtaccggtttttgtttgcctgcaaaaaaatatcaaagttgactcaaagtgccgaaaaacaccatattcactgcagctttgcggacgatgtacaaaacggataagactgagctttatgccgtttaatttgccattcatagggctatcgaatgatgtataatttgttgctctactctgtaaggaacgtaagcgatacctcttttagtagcaccatgccaccgaaaaatgacgaatttcggaagcctttatctaaaaaaccccaccaaaaactttcctcgaaaattttatatgttgtaggtagttccttagactatgcagagaagcaaaatcaaaattcggacttcatcggtaggcgcactgtgaattttttgccagccctatcaagcggaggcaccgtgtcccgcgtgttgcaaaatcaaattttccaaggggactttcaacttctgtcttcatataaaaagtaattgctgtcatttgaaaccattctaAGGTTCcaaggtttccttttcaaggttctgagcgtttgcgttcataacaatggtgtagtcgctgaatctagattgtaGAGCAACCAGAtggtgctcgcattttttgcgggatgtcacacatgcattgcaagtgctgggagcccgggaagaacagaatgattttacatctttgtaagaggcatatctgttcagggttattctaaacaagcatatttactgtacgcattatggcaggagggacgcagtgacttccagtattatttgaaacatttcctttaaTTCATATGGccccatgacctcggacgggggaattgcactgaggaaaatgttgtagtGTCATACGCACATACTCAAGGgtaattcatggtgccttttatgaaccttgccgaaacagctcgactggcgccgctgtccaatatgttattcggttcgacatgctgcgaccatgggaaggtcctgatgGCATTTACTCCTTGAAGACAcattgcgcaaagtttcgcctacacacagaagacgcttcactcacttctcgactacagaagtgcatggagtgcccttatacagagtgtgcgacgacatttgcattactgtagtgtgtcgtcctggtatcacacctACCTGAATGGCCTCTttgttgtacagtgctgatcgtgtggatttagctgactatatatatatatataccgcctcatacacaagaaaaaagtgctatagacaaaggattttcgctttgcttcggagctcggcgtagctgccataaaggCTGTGGTTCCAGCAAATCAAGCCGAAGGTGTAACAGAAATgggccagctatgcagaagctgcttcaagtacttcacagcaaaggtggctgaatcacaacacgcagcaatgttgcccacatttgaaagaaaatctgacaagaacctgccatcaaaagtaacattaaggaaagtggcttccacaacggcctaaagcagttcatgacacgagcactctcatccacccggaatgctctgcataactacttcttcttcttcttccaccactaggaacagcACTGCATAACTTTCTTTACCTTCTTAGCTTCatcaccttgtcttcttcgctgtcaagttgttgttattctgtgtactgtaaatatgcttcgatatgatcaccgtggacaaatatacctcttattgagacgcaaaagtattctaaagcattctgttcttcacgggctcccagcacttgcaatgcgtgtgtgtcatcccgcaacAAATGTTagcacatatggttgctccacaatctacattcagcgattacaacactattttgaacgcaagcgctcagaacggtttcaaatgatagcaattactgtttatgtgaagacagaagttgaaagaccctctggaaaattcgattttgcaacacgcgggacacggtgccacggcttgaatgcgctccgcgtatagggctggcaaaaaattcacagtacgcctaccgataaagtccgacttttgatttttcttctgtgcatagtctaaggaagtCTAAGGAAGTAGTCTAGtctgtttttcggcactttgagtcaactttgatatttttttgcagaccaacaaaaaccggtacagcactgccaacgcaggatcctattgtgctcTAACTGGtgtaaagccagatcaagaaatttctataatgcgacaagaaatagcctt includes these proteins:
- the LOC135378195 gene encoding uncharacterized protein LOC135378195 codes for the protein MSGCSSRSGVNDNFTNSSSSLYREPPRATIGNCNLEEMCQPRELKKSLPREEYQRQTLRLLHMMRLTLMQHGELLQDLCSHRIDIHEARPALVQEPFVCSQALEEFSNSLNNSKTAQLVDELSHLGGNDVGQATRNMLCYLLTDSVASEYSWLGQKGKKKFPTLKLPGIIYKAVRGNAKTSGATKVDVECAIKSWLRHARDRRSKQSTDS